A part of Streptomyces sp. NBC_00557 genomic DNA contains:
- a CDS encoding agmatine deiminase family protein encodes MSAAADGFRMPAEWTPHERTWMAWPGPNPTFDDPDDLAASRNAWAAVARAIRRFEPVTVVCGPGQSAEAQALLGPDVETVERELDDAWMRDIGPTFLTNGRGELAAVDWTFNGWGAQGWARWEHDAKIAAYVSDLAGAKSYSSALVNEGGAIHVDGEGTVLLTETVQLGPERNPHWSKEEAEAEIHAQLGTSKAIWLPRGLTADYPPCGFGTLGHVDIVAAFARPGVVVAHSQPDPAHPDHEVTREVIGILRSQTDARGRALEVVEVPAPTVLEADGHWADYSYINHYLCNGGVVLCGFDDPRDEIAAGIFRRLFPERTVTLVDARTIFAGGGGIHCITQQQPKV; translated from the coding sequence ATGTCCGCTGCCGCCGACGGCTTCCGCATGCCCGCCGAGTGGACCCCGCACGAACGCACCTGGATGGCCTGGCCGGGCCCCAACCCCACCTTCGACGACCCGGACGACCTCGCCGCTTCCCGGAATGCCTGGGCTGCCGTGGCCCGCGCGATCCGCCGCTTCGAACCGGTGACCGTGGTCTGCGGCCCCGGCCAGTCCGCCGAGGCGCAGGCGCTGCTCGGACCGGACGTCGAGACCGTCGAGCGGGAGCTGGACGACGCCTGGATGCGGGACATCGGTCCCACCTTCCTCACCAACGGGCGCGGCGAACTCGCCGCCGTGGACTGGACGTTCAACGGCTGGGGCGCCCAGGGCTGGGCCCGCTGGGAGCACGACGCCAAGATCGCCGCGTATGTCTCCGACCTCGCGGGCGCGAAGAGCTACAGCAGCGCACTTGTCAACGAGGGCGGCGCGATCCACGTGGACGGCGAGGGCACCGTGCTGCTCACCGAGACCGTGCAGCTCGGCCCCGAGCGCAACCCGCACTGGTCGAAGGAGGAGGCCGAGGCCGAGATCCACGCCCAGCTCGGCACGAGCAAGGCGATCTGGCTGCCGCGCGGCCTGACCGCCGACTATCCCCCCTGCGGCTTCGGCACCCTCGGCCACGTCGACATCGTGGCCGCCTTCGCCCGGCCGGGCGTCGTGGTGGCGCACTCCCAGCCGGACCCGGCCCACCCCGACCACGAGGTCACCCGGGAGGTCATCGGCATCCTGCGCTCCCAGACCGACGCCCGGGGCCGCGCTCTGGAGGTCGTGGAGGTCCCCGCCCCCACCGTGCTGGAGGCCGACGGCCACTGGGCCGACTACTCCTACATCAACCACTACCTCTGCAACGGCGGCGTCGTGCTGTGCGGCTTCGACGACCCGCGCGACGAGATCGCCGCCGGGATCTTCCGCCGCCTCTTCCCCGAGCGGACGGTGACCCTGGTGGACGCGCGTACGATCTTCGCGGGTGGGGGCGGCATCCACTGCATCACCCAGCAGCAGCCGAAGGTCTGA
- a CDS encoding urease subunit alpha codes for MSRSKGREVSRAIHIDPHAYAATHGPRAGDRIRLGDSGLTVRVESDSQRHGDEFLAGFGKTARDGLHLKAAAVRETCDVVISNVVVIDAVQGIRKVSIGIREGRIHAIGRAGNPDTLDGVDVVVGTGTSIVSGEGLIATAGAVDTHVHLLSPRIMEASLASGVTTIIGQEFGPVWGVGVNSPWALRHAFNAFDAWPVNIGFLGRGSSSHDAPLVEALAEGGACGFKVHEDMGAHTRALDTALRVAEEHDVQVALHSDGLNECLSVEDTLRVLEGRTIHAFHIEGCGGGHVPNVLKMAGVPNVIGSSTNPTLPFGRDAVAEHYGMIVSVHDLKPDLPGDAAMARDRIRAGTMGAEDVLHDLGAIGITSSDAQGMGRAGETVRRTFAMAGKMKAELGPLEGDGDGDDNARVLRYMAKLTINPAIAHGLSHEVGSLEAGKLADIVLWRPEYFGAKPQLVLKSGFPAYGVTGDPNAATDTCEPLVLGPQFGAYGATAADISVAFVARAAADQGGDTLPTRRRRVAVRGTRGIGPADLRLNSRLGAVDVDRRTGLVTLDGDPLSSEPADSVSLNRLYFL; via the coding sequence ATGAGCCGCTCGAAGGGACGCGAGGTGAGCCGGGCGATCCACATCGACCCGCACGCCTACGCCGCCACCCACGGCCCCCGCGCCGGCGACCGCATCCGCCTCGGCGACTCCGGGCTCACCGTGCGGGTGGAGTCCGACTCCCAGCGCCACGGCGACGAGTTCCTGGCCGGTTTCGGCAAGACCGCCCGCGACGGACTGCACCTGAAGGCCGCCGCCGTCCGCGAGACCTGCGACGTCGTCATCAGCAACGTGGTGGTGATCGACGCCGTGCAGGGCATCCGGAAGGTCTCCATCGGCATCCGGGAAGGCCGGATCCACGCCATCGGCCGCGCCGGCAACCCGGACACGCTCGACGGCGTCGACGTCGTCGTCGGCACCGGCACCTCGATCGTCTCCGGCGAGGGACTGATCGCCACCGCCGGGGCCGTCGACACCCACGTCCACCTGCTGTCGCCGCGCATCATGGAGGCGTCCCTCGCCTCCGGCGTCACCACGATCATCGGGCAGGAGTTCGGCCCGGTCTGGGGCGTCGGCGTCAACTCGCCCTGGGCGCTGCGCCACGCCTTCAACGCCTTCGACGCCTGGCCGGTCAACATCGGCTTCCTGGGCCGGGGTTCGTCGTCGCACGACGCACCGCTGGTGGAGGCGCTGGCCGAGGGCGGCGCCTGCGGGTTCAAGGTGCACGAGGACATGGGCGCCCACACCCGTGCCCTGGACACCGCCCTGCGGGTCGCCGAGGAGCACGACGTCCAGGTCGCCCTGCACAGCGACGGGCTGAACGAGTGCCTGTCCGTGGAGGACACCCTGAGGGTGCTGGAGGGCCGGACCATCCACGCCTTCCACATCGAGGGCTGCGGCGGCGGACACGTCCCCAACGTGCTGAAGATGGCCGGCGTCCCCAACGTCATCGGCTCCTCCACCAACCCCACCCTGCCCTTCGGCCGGGACGCGGTCGCCGAGCACTACGGCATGATCGTCTCCGTCCACGACCTCAAGCCCGACCTGCCCGGCGACGCCGCCATGGCCCGCGACCGCATCCGCGCCGGCACCATGGGCGCCGAGGACGTGCTGCACGACCTGGGCGCGATCGGCATCACCTCCTCCGACGCCCAGGGCATGGGCCGGGCCGGCGAGACCGTGCGCCGCACCTTCGCCATGGCCGGCAAGATGAAGGCCGAGCTGGGCCCGCTGGAGGGCGACGGCGACGGCGACGACAACGCGCGCGTGCTGCGCTACATGGCCAAGCTGACCATCAACCCGGCCATCGCGCACGGCCTCTCCCACGAGGTCGGCTCGCTCGAGGCCGGCAAGCTCGCCGACATCGTGCTGTGGCGCCCGGAGTACTTCGGCGCCAAGCCGCAGCTCGTCCTCAAGTCCGGCTTCCCGGCGTACGGCGTGACCGGCGACCCCAACGCGGCCACCGACACCTGCGAACCCCTGGTGCTGGGCCCGCAGTTCGGGGCGTACGGCGCCACGGCCGCCGACATCTCGGTCGCCTTCGTCGCCCGGGCCGCCGCCGACCAGGGAGGCGACACGCTGCCGACGCGGCGCAGAAGGGTCGCTGTGCGCGGCACCCGGGGCATCGGCCCGGCCGACCTGCGGCTGAACTCCCGTCTCGGAGCCGTCGACGTCGACCGGCGCACCGGCCTGGTCACCCTCGACGGCGACCCGCTCAGCTCCGAGCCCGCCGACTCCGTCTCCCTCAACCGCCTGTACTTCCTGTGA